AATCACAGCGAGTGAGAGCTGAATTGACCGCCGATGAACGAACCCTGCCGCTCGGACTGCACCGCGACACGCTCGCGCTGCGCACCGGGCTCGCGCCCAGCCAGCACGGCGAGCACTCCGAAGCGCTGTTCCTGACCAGCGGCTTCGTGCAGCCCGACGCCGAAACCTCGGCGCGCCGCTTTGCCGGCACCGAAGCGGGCTTCACCTACTCGCGCACTTCCAACCCGACGGTCACCAGCTTCGAGCAGCGCCTTGCGGCCATGGAAGGCACGGAGGCCGCCATCGGCGCCTCCACCGGCATGGGCGCCATCCTCATGATGTGCATGGGCCTGCTCAAGGCGGGCGACCATGTGATCTGCTCGCGCTCGGTGTTCGGCTCCACGCTGAACCTGTTCGGCAAGGAGTTCGCCAAGTTCGGCGTCGAGACCACCTTCGTCTCGCAGACCGACGTGGCCGAATGGCGCGCGGCCTTGAAGCCCAATACCCGGCTGCTGTTCGCCGAAACGCCGACCAATCCGCTGACCGAGGTGTGCGACATCCGCGCGCTGGCCGACCTGGCGCACGGCGCCGGCGCGTTGCTCGCGGTCGACAACTGCTTTTGCACGCCCGCGCTGCAGCGCCCGACCGAACTGGGCGCCGACCTCGTCATTCATTCCGGCACCAAGTACCTCGACGGCCAGGGCCGCGTGATGGCCGGCGCAATCTGTGGTCCGTCGAAGCTCATCGTCGACGTGTTCGGGCCGGTGGTTCGCACCGCGGGCATGGCGCTGTCGCCGTTCAATGCGTGGGTGGTGCTCAAGGGGCTGGAAACGCTCGGCATCCGCATGCAGGCGCAGTGCGCCAATGCGCTGGCCGTGGCGCAGTGGCTCGAAACGCAGCCCGGCGTTGCGCGCGTCTACTACCCGGGCCTGGCCTCGCACCCCCAGCATGAACTGGCCATGCGCCAGCAGTCGGGGCAGGGCGGGGCGGTGGTGTCGTTCGACGTGGTCGGTAGCGACCCCGAAACGGCGCGCGCCAATGCCTTCCACGTGATCAACAGCACGCGCGTGGTGAGCATTGCCACCAACCTGGGCGACACCAAGACCATCATCACGCACCCGGGCACCACCTCGCATGGACGCCTGACCGAAGTGCAGCGCCAGGCCGCCGGCATCAGCCAGGGGCTCATCCGCGTCGCGGTCGGCCTCGAGTACATCGACGACATCAAGGCCGACTTGCTCCGCGGCCTTGGCACCCTGAAATCCTGATCGACCCCATGACCGGCAAAGTTCGCACCCGCATCGCTCCGTCTCCCACCGGTTTTCTTCACCTGGGCACCGCGCGCACCGCGCTTTATTCGTGGGCCTATGCGCGCCATCACGGCGGCGAGTTCGTGCTGCGCATCGAAGACACCGACGTGGCCCGTTCCACGCAGGATTCGACCGACCAGATCCTGGCTTCGATGCACTGGCTCGGCCTGGACTACGACGAAGGCCCGATCTACCAGATGCAGCGCCTGGAGCGCTACCGCGAAGTCATCGCGCAGATGCTCGCGGCCGGCACCGCCTATCACTGCTATTGCACGCCGGCCGAGCTCGACGAAATGCGCGAGGCGCAGCGCGCGCGCGGCGAAAAAACGCTGTACGACCGCCGCTGGCGTCCCGAGCCGGGCAAGGTGCTTCCGCCCGTGCCCGAAGGCGTGCCGCCGGTGGTGCGCTTCTGCAATCCGCCCGAAGGCGACGTGACCTGGAACGACCTCGTCAAGGGCGAGATCACCATCAACAACCGCGAGATCGACGACCTCATCATCCTGCGGCCCGACGGTGTGCCGACCTACAACTTCGCGGTGGTGGTGGACGACTGGGACATGGCCATCACGCACGTGTTCCGCGGCGACGAGCACATCAACAACACGCCGTGGCAGATCAACATCTTTCGCGCACTGGGCGCGCCGCTGCCTGCGTTCGGCCATGTGCCGGTCATCCTCGGCGACGACGGACAGAAGCTCTCGAAGCGCCGCGGCGCCGTGAGCGTGACCGCGTACGAAGAGAACGGCTATCTGCCCGAAGCCATGCTCAACTATCTTGCGCGCCTCGGCTGGAGCCATGGCGACGACGAGCTCTTCACGCGCGAGCAGATGGTGAGCTGGTTCGACGGTTCGCACCTGTCGAAGAGCCCCGCGCAATGGGACGCCGCGAAGCTCGCGTGGGTCAATGCGCAGTACATCAAGGCCAAGGCCGATGCGGAGCTCGCACCGCTGGTGGCTGCGCAGCTGAAGAAGCGCGACATCGAGGCCGACGATCGCCTCGTCGCCATCTGCGCGCTCTTCAAGGACCGCTGCGAAACCACCGTCGCCCTGGCCGACTGGGCCGCCGCGTTCTACGCGGACGTCACGCCGAGTGAAGCCGATCGCATGCAGCACGTGACCGATGCCGTGAAGCCCGTCATCGCCACGCTGGCCGAGAAGCTCGCGGGCGTGCCCTGGGAAAAAGTTTCGATCGCAGCGGCCATCAAGGAAGTTCTGGCCGCGCATTCGGTGAAAATGCCTGTGTTGGCCATGCCGGTTCGCGTCCTCGTGATGGGAACACCGCAGACGCCATCCCTCGATTCGGTGCTCGCAATTTTTTCTCGTGAAAAAGTTGTGGAGCGTCTGAAAAGGGCCTGATTTTTCGGTCTATAATTCGAGGCTCGACACCCACACGGGGGTATAGCTCAGCTGGGAGAGCGCTTGCATGGCATGCAAGAGGTCATCGGTTCGATCCCGTTTACCTCCACCATCAAAGTGTCGAGAAGAAGATAAGTGCTGATCTCAGCACGGTTCCTAAGGTTTTGACCCTATCGTCTAGAGGCCTAGGACACCACCCTTTCACGGTGGCTACCGGGGTTCGAATCCCCGTAGGGTCGCCAGTTTCATGCAAGTGAAGCAGGCACGAGTTGTCAACACTCGGCTCCGCAAGGAGTGAACGTTGTCTACCAGGAGTGGTAGTTCAGT
The Variovorax paradoxus genome window above contains:
- a CDS encoding O-succinylhomoserine sulfhydrylase translates to MTADERTLPLGLHRDTLALRTGLAPSQHGEHSEALFLTSGFVQPDAETSARRFAGTEAGFTYSRTSNPTVTSFEQRLAAMEGTEAAIGASTGMGAILMMCMGLLKAGDHVICSRSVFGSTLNLFGKEFAKFGVETTFVSQTDVAEWRAALKPNTRLLFAETPTNPLTEVCDIRALADLAHGAGALLAVDNCFCTPALQRPTELGADLVIHSGTKYLDGQGRVMAGAICGPSKLIVDVFGPVVRTAGMALSPFNAWVVLKGLETLGIRMQAQCANALAVAQWLETQPGVARVYYPGLASHPQHELAMRQQSGQGGAVVSFDVVGSDPETARANAFHVINSTRVVSIATNLGDTKTIITHPGTTSHGRLTEVQRQAAGISQGLIRVAVGLEYIDDIKADLLRGLGTLKS
- the gltX gene encoding glutamate--tRNA ligase, encoding MTGKVRTRIAPSPTGFLHLGTARTALYSWAYARHHGGEFVLRIEDTDVARSTQDSTDQILASMHWLGLDYDEGPIYQMQRLERYREVIAQMLAAGTAYHCYCTPAELDEMREAQRARGEKTLYDRRWRPEPGKVLPPVPEGVPPVVRFCNPPEGDVTWNDLVKGEITINNREIDDLIILRPDGVPTYNFAVVVDDWDMAITHVFRGDEHINNTPWQINIFRALGAPLPAFGHVPVILGDDGQKLSKRRGAVSVTAYEENGYLPEAMLNYLARLGWSHGDDELFTREQMVSWFDGSHLSKSPAQWDAAKLAWVNAQYIKAKADAELAPLVAAQLKKRDIEADDRLVAICALFKDRCETTVALADWAAAFYADVTPSEADRMQHVTDAVKPVIATLAEKLAGVPWEKVSIAAAIKEVLAAHSVKMPVLAMPVRVLVMGTPQTPSLDSVLAIFSREKVVERLKRA